The Caulobacter sp. FWC26 genome contains a region encoding:
- a CDS encoding SRPBCC family protein: MPLEATPAADDRDLVLERVIDVPADKLYKCWTTPELMTKWFCPKPWYVSDVRQDVRSGGNSYMVMNGPDGERVPQPGVYLEVIPNQKLVFTDAFTETWKPSEKPFMVGIVTFEDLGAGKTRYRAVARHWTAEDKAAHEQMGFHEGWGVATDQLTALAKTL, translated from the coding sequence ATGCCCCTCGAAGCCACTCCCGCCGCCGATGACCGCGACCTCGTCCTGGAGCGGGTCATCGATGTCCCTGCCGACAAGCTCTACAAGTGCTGGACCACGCCTGAGCTGATGACCAAATGGTTCTGCCCAAAGCCCTGGTACGTTTCTGACGTGCGCCAGGACGTTCGCTCGGGCGGCAACAGCTACATGGTCATGAACGGTCCGGACGGCGAGCGCGTCCCGCAGCCGGGCGTCTATCTGGAGGTGATCCCGAACCAGAAGCTCGTCTTCACCGACGCCTTCACCGAGACCTGGAAGCCTTCGGAGAAGCCCTTCATGGTCGGGATCGTCACCTTCGAGGATCTGGGCGCCGGCAAGACCCGCTACCGCGCCGTGGCCCGCCACTGGACCGCCGAGGACAAGGCGGCTCACGAGCAGATGGGCTTCCACGAGGGCTGGGGCGTCGCGACCGACCAGCTGACGGCCCTGGCCAAGACGCTCTGA
- a CDS encoding SDR family oxidoreductase, protein MNLFDLTGKVAIITGSSRGIGKAIAERMAEHGAKVVISSRKAGPCEEVAAELNAKHGAGAAIAVPANIASKEELQALVDETRKAFGQIDICVCNAASNPYYGPLAGIADDQFRKILDNNIISNHWLISMVAPEMQARKDGSIIIISSIGGLRGNAIIGAYNISKAADFQLARNLAHEFGPDNVRVNCIAPGLIKTDFAKALWDNPETLKRSTTGVPLRRIGEPDEIAGAAVYLASKAGSFMTGQAMVVDGGATI, encoded by the coding sequence ATGAACCTCTTCGACCTGACCGGCAAGGTGGCGATCATCACGGGGTCCTCGCGCGGGATCGGCAAGGCGATCGCCGAGCGGATGGCCGAGCACGGGGCCAAGGTCGTGATCTCGTCGCGCAAGGCCGGACCCTGCGAGGAGGTGGCTGCGGAACTGAACGCAAAGCACGGCGCGGGCGCCGCGATCGCCGTCCCCGCCAACATCGCCTCCAAGGAAGAGCTTCAGGCTCTGGTCGACGAGACCCGCAAGGCGTTCGGCCAGATCGACATCTGTGTCTGCAACGCCGCCAGCAATCCTTACTACGGTCCCCTGGCCGGGATCGCTGACGACCAGTTCCGCAAGATCCTGGACAACAACATCATCAGCAACCACTGGCTGATCTCGATGGTCGCGCCCGAGATGCAGGCTCGCAAGGACGGCTCGATCATCATCATCAGCTCGATCGGCGGCCTGCGCGGCAACGCCATCATCGGCGCCTACAACATCTCCAAGGCGGCCGATTTCCAGCTGGCGCGCAATCTTGCCCACGAGTTCGGCCCCGACAACGTGCGGGTCAACTGCATTGCCCCCGGCCTGATCAAGACCGACTTCGCCAAGGCGCTGTGGGACAATCCCGAGACCCTGAAGCGCTCCACTACGGGCGTGCCGCTACGCCGGATCGGCGAGCCGGACGAGATCGCCGGGGCGGCGGTCTATCTCGCTTCGAAGGCCGGCAGCTTCATGACCGGACAAGCCATGGTGGTGGACGGCGGCGCGACGATCTAA